A genomic region of Arachis stenosperma cultivar V10309 chromosome 9, arast.V10309.gnm1.PFL2, whole genome shotgun sequence contains the following coding sequences:
- the LOC130947710 gene encoding F-box/FBD/LRR-repeat protein At5g53840-like translates to MDRLSGLPKTILHDILARLSDKDAAKTIALSKAWRDTWYSFPNLSVCSGDFFTIHDIVPGSSHRFSKMHILFDYVTKRLLRLRDQGLAIKELKLSLTNLLNPTRGSHHVDQWIQMASENGVKVLELHLTGGCIGRDYSQDNWYDLPLCVIEAKSLAKLELAGGIRIDQEFLNHSMKFSSVKSLFLSQVLFTHERIIEHLISHCTLIEHLTINYCSVYNHLSMEDPLVQRSHRVKSLFLNGLQKLKDVDVQGIQEVQIDSPNLQNLRYRPLDFDAPFKLNFDSCTNLRCLCLLYLQSTAIADKWFLELFSKYPFLESLKLGHCSMSERINILSAQLKVFKLSHCSNLKEINVDAPNLLSFDYVDDNKPVISFLRGSNKLEVSVCTLVDLRDFYSLRKFIRNIPQNILASLSLFIYEQFHDYTYLHEFQVSSTPPSIKHLEFKVYSFPKSESPYGHLMHCLLSSCFPKTISFRYSRRYTFIEFFYEMLMGSKKGECHCSSGDRKCWWHALKIVNISCSFMTDENTNFKAMLDASPKSSDWNTITFSLEL, encoded by the exons ATGGACCGGTTATCTGGTCTGCCGAAAACTATACTTCATGACATTCTTGCAAGGTTGTCGGACAAAGATGCTGCCAAGACTATTGCTTTGTCAAAGGCGTGGAGAGACACATGGTATTCATTTCCCAATCTATCTGTTTGCAGTGGGGACTTTTTTACTATACATGATATAGTCCCAGGAAGTAGTCATAGGTTTAGCAAAATGCATATTCTCTTTGACTATGTTACAAAAAGATTGCTGAGGCTACGTGACCAAGGCTTAGCAATCAAAGAACTTAAGCTCAGTTTGACAAATTTATTAAACCCTACACGTGGCTCCCACCATGTTGATCAGTGGATACAGATGGCCAGTGAAAATGGTGTCAAAGTACTAGAGCTTCACCTCACTGGTGGGTGTATAGGGCGAGATTATAGTCAAGACAACTGGTATGACCTTCCACTTTGTGTCATTGAAGCCAAGTCACTTGCTAAGCTGGAGTTGGCCGGGGGAATCAGAATTGACCAAGAATTTTTAAATCATTCCATGAAGTTTTCCTCGGTGAAATCGTTATTTTTAAGTCAAGTACTTTTCAcgcatgaaaggattattgagcATCTTATTTCTCACTGCACTCTTATTGAACATTTAACCATAAACTATTGTTCCGTATATAACCATCTAAGCATGGAAGATCCTCTAGTGCAAAGGAGTCATCGGGTGAAATCATTATTTCTAAATGGTTTACAAAAGCTCAAGGACGTTGATGTTCAAGGAATACAGGAAGTACAAATTGATTCTCCAAATCTTCAGAACTTACGTTATCGTCCATTGGATTTTGATGCACCCTTCAAGCTGAATTTTGATAGTTGCACAAATTTAAGATGTTTGTGCTTATTGTATTTGCAGAGCACTGCTATTGCAGACAAGTGGTTTCTTGAACTGTTTTCTAAGTATCCTTTTCTTGAGAGTTTGAAATTAGGTCATTGTTCTATGTCCGAGAGGATTAATATTTTGAGTGCCCAGCTCAAGGTCTTTAAGTTATCTCATTGCTCTAACTTGAAGGAGATCAACGTTGATGCTCCAAATTTGTTATCATTTGACTATGTTGATGATAACAAACCTGTTATATCTTTTTTAAGAGGTTCTAATAAACTTGAAGTCAGTGTTTGTACTCTCGTGGATTTACGGGACTTTTATAGCTTGAGGAAATTTATCCGGAATATACCACAAAACATTTTGGCATCTCTCTCCCTCTTTATCTATGAGCAATTTCAT GATTATACATATCTGCATGAATTCCAAGTTTCTTCCACCCCTCCGAGTATCAAACATTTGGAGTTTAAAGTATATTCATTTCCAAAGAGTGAATCTCCCTATGGCCATCTTATGCATTGCTTGCTTTCGAGTTGCTTTCCAAAAACAATTTCATTCAGATATAGTCGTCGTTACACATTCATTGAG TTCTTCTATGAGATGCTGATGGGCAGTAAAAAGGGAGAGTGCCATTGCAGTTCAGGTGATAGAAAGTGTTGGTGGCATGCCTTGAAGATTGTCAACATCTCTTGTTCATTCATGACCGATGAGAACACTAACTTTAAAGCAATGCTTGATGCATCGCCGAAATCTTCTGATTGGAATACTATCACTTTTAGTTTAGAGTTGTAG